A single region of the Mus caroli chromosome 16, CAROLI_EIJ_v1.1, whole genome shotgun sequence genome encodes:
- the Tmem207 gene encoding transmembrane protein 207 isoform X2, with protein sequence MSRSSPFRVASKILTAGCLCLPLFQRVRSDLSCEENEMCVNYDERYPDGWYIWFFLLIFLVVLLCGVVLFCLQCWLKRCGINPPRRTMAVFAVGDLDPVYGAEMAGRPTSGICHPTQNTELCSAPCFGVLGPPPPYEEILKAN encoded by the exons ATGTCAAGATCAAGTCCCTTCCGTGTTGCTTCCAAAATCCTAACTGCGGGATGCCTGTGTTTGCCACTATTCCAG CGCGTGCGCTCAGATCTATCctgtgaagaaaatgaaat GTGTGTAAATTATGATGAGCGATATCCTGATGGCTGGTATATCTG GTTCTTCTTGCTGATTTTCTTAGTGGTTCTCCTTTGTGGAGTAGTGCTTTTCTGTCTTCAGTGCTGGCTGAAAAGGTGCGGAATCAATCCTCCCAGACGCACCATGGCTGTTTTTGCTGTTGGAGACTTGGATCCTGTTTATG gtgcAGAAATGGCTGGACGTCCAACATCTGGAATCTGCCATCCTACTCAAAACACTGAACTGTGCTCTGCTCCCTGTTTTGGTGTGTTAGGCCCTCCACCGCCATATGAAGAAATTCTAAAAGCAAACTGA
- the Tmem207 gene encoding transmembrane protein 207 isoform X1, with amino-acid sequence MSRSSPFRVASKILTAGCLCLPLFQRVRSDLSCEENEIRSFFRLLLYKERLYNWCVNYDERYPDGWYIWFFLLIFLVVLLCGVVLFCLQCWLKRCGINPPRRTMAVFAVGDLDPVYGAEMAGRPTSGICHPTQNTELCSAPCFGVLGPPPPYEEILKAN; translated from the exons ATGTCAAGATCAAGTCCCTTCCGTGTTGCTTCCAAAATCCTAACTGCGGGATGCCTGTGTTTGCCACTATTCCAG CGCGTGCGCTCAGATCTATCctgtgaagaaaatgaaat CAGAAGTTTCTTCAGGCTTCTTCTATACAAGGAACGGTTGTACAATTG GTGTGTAAATTATGATGAGCGATATCCTGATGGCTGGTATATCTG GTTCTTCTTGCTGATTTTCTTAGTGGTTCTCCTTTGTGGAGTAGTGCTTTTCTGTCTTCAGTGCTGGCTGAAAAGGTGCGGAATCAATCCTCCCAGACGCACCATGGCTGTTTTTGCTGTTGGAGACTTGGATCCTGTTTATG gtgcAGAAATGGCTGGACGTCCAACATCTGGAATCTGCCATCCTACTCAAAACACTGAACTGTGCTCTGCTCCCTGTTTTGGTGTGTTAGGCCCTCCACCGCCATATGAAGAAATTCTAAAAGCAAACTGA